From the Rhodococcus sp. NBC_00297 genome, one window contains:
- a CDS encoding DUF3995 domain-containing protein: MSMPAAVALLLAAAAGLLHAAASAYWAVGGRWQLASVGDWAVTLADDRPVASGLALGVVAVVKAGAAVLPWVTERVRGHRYRQVRVCGWCAGGVLFVWGAVSTVSAVAVLVGVIVPDGGYDRTAMIGHAVVWDPLFTVWGAALLTGLWSTTHRATALTGVRR, from the coding sequence ATGAGTATGCCTGCGGCGGTGGCCTTGCTCCTCGCTGCGGCAGCCGGGCTGCTGCATGCGGCCGCGAGCGCGTACTGGGCGGTGGGAGGTCGATGGCAGCTCGCCTCGGTGGGGGACTGGGCGGTGACCCTGGCCGACGACCGACCGGTGGCGAGCGGTCTCGCGCTCGGTGTCGTCGCTGTCGTGAAGGCCGGCGCTGCTGTCCTCCCGTGGGTGACCGAGCGGGTCCGAGGCCACCGTTATCGGCAGGTCCGCGTGTGCGGGTGGTGCGCGGGCGGTGTGCTGTTCGTGTGGGGCGCAGTGTCGACGGTGTCCGCGGTAGCGGTGCTCGTCGGCGTCATCGTGCCCGACGGCGGGTACGACCGGACCGCGATGATCGGGCATGCCGTGGTCTGGGATCCGCTGTTCACGGTCTGGGGAGCAGCGCTGCTGACCGGGTTGTGGTCCACCACGCACCGGGCCACAGCGCTGACGGGAGTACGACGATGA
- a CDS encoding serine hydrolase domain-containing protein has translation MTAARRVVAVFLGALTLLALSICPAAGRGHDEESLQGLVTRWASEIGAPGMAARIVDSDGARSAAFVGVDGDGHDIDGSTPFVWGSVSKQFAAATARGLKREGVLDATSPVVEVVPQARRVLSDPAVTVDDLVHHTSGLPHDITVTDEWTRRGSATDAVTALDAPKGAGPRGEFRYSSLNYLLLQAVIEQAAGSSYADAVRRVVLDPAGSDAITDPQLFVDSVPRGHVPFFGSTRPVDVGVDSAGLGYGYLAGSIDDLGRYASWRLRERHGGEARYREVPTAQGSTYGDGLFHERIDGHDVWWHAGAVPGYYTYVSLIPSLDTAIMLAANRYGEIEADRLAAVGRNLTTSVTGGRTSELPESSASTVLGALAAIIATLVVGIGVHAVRIVSGRTPQRTRGVAVVRGVVAVGVGTAAAVAVLFGLSATTGAGLSVAGRWAPDVALLVWVLLVAIAAAAVVDVFGQVVGCRRADVADGRAARRSDPVPTAFRSLMPPARRST, from the coding sequence ATGACCGCGGCACGACGAGTCGTCGCAGTGTTTCTGGGCGCCCTGACACTGCTCGCACTGTCGATCTGCCCAGCGGCCGGTCGAGGGCACGACGAGGAGTCTTTGCAGGGCCTCGTCACTCGGTGGGCCTCGGAGATCGGTGCACCGGGCATGGCCGCACGGATCGTCGACAGCGACGGTGCACGGTCTGCGGCATTCGTGGGAGTCGACGGGGACGGTCACGACATCGACGGGTCGACCCCTTTCGTCTGGGGGTCGGTGTCGAAGCAGTTCGCGGCAGCGACAGCGAGGGGCCTCAAGCGCGAGGGTGTTCTCGACGCCACAAGCCCTGTCGTCGAGGTGGTCCCGCAGGCTCGCCGAGTGCTCTCCGACCCCGCAGTGACCGTCGACGACCTCGTTCATCACACCAGCGGGCTGCCGCACGACATCACCGTCACGGACGAGTGGACCCGAAGGGGTTCCGCGACAGACGCCGTCACCGCCCTCGACGCGCCGAAGGGGGCTGGTCCTCGTGGTGAGTTCCGGTACTCGAGTCTGAACTACCTGCTCCTGCAGGCTGTGATCGAGCAGGCGGCAGGGTCCTCCTACGCGGACGCCGTGCGCCGCGTCGTACTCGATCCCGCCGGTAGTGACGCCATCACCGACCCGCAGCTGTTCGTCGACAGTGTTCCGCGGGGACACGTTCCGTTCTTCGGTTCCACCCGCCCGGTCGACGTCGGTGTCGATTCGGCGGGGTTGGGATACGGCTACCTCGCCGGTTCCATCGATGACCTGGGACGCTATGCGTCGTGGCGACTGCGGGAACGTCACGGCGGCGAAGCCCGGTATCGCGAGGTGCCGACGGCTCAGGGTTCGACCTACGGTGACGGCCTGTTCCACGAGAGGATCGATGGCCACGATGTCTGGTGGCATGCGGGTGCGGTGCCCGGCTACTACACCTACGTCTCTCTGATTCCGTCCCTGGACACAGCAATCATGTTGGCGGCGAACCGATACGGTGAGATCGAGGCCGATCGACTCGCGGCCGTCGGCCGGAACCTGACGACGTCGGTGACGGGTGGACGGACGAGCGAGCTTCCCGAGTCCTCGGCGTCCACCGTGCTCGGAGCGCTCGCTGCGATCATCGCGACGCTGGTGGTCGGCATCGGCGTTCACGCGGTCCGCATCGTCTCGGGCAGGACGCCCCAGCGGACCAGAGGAGTCGCCGTCGTGCGCGGGGTCGTGGCGGTCGGGGTAGGGACAGCGGCCGCTGTCGCCGTCCTGTTCGGACTGTCTGCGACGACCGGCGCGGGGTTGTCGGTGGCAGGCAGGTGGGCGCCGGACGTGGCTCTGCTGGTGTGGGTATTGCTCGTGGCGATCGCTGCGGCCGCCGTGGTCGACGTGTTCGGGCAGGTCGTGGGGTGCCGACGCGCCGACGTGGCCGACGGGCGGGCGGCCCGGCGGTCGGACCCGGTGCCTACGGCGTTCAGGTCACTGATGCCGCCCGCGCGACGATCGACGTAG
- a CDS encoding cytochrome P450 produces MTTFETTRAIRASDRELPHPPRRLPVLGDVLDLHVTESSQWGMRDAQKYGSIFERNVVGTRVTYVSGPVEVAAVNDEKTWAKFLGVPLRNLRSVAGDGLFTAHNSEPSWAAAHAILAPAFTQSSMRGYHDAMVAKTTRLLAYWDGLGADAWVDVPADTNTLALEIIGDVAFGYDFASFDTSEPHELIARISRALRYINRAAYSHPLVEATVFRRQRDQHKADVVAVRRIVDDIVAARRGSRDGGSDLLGLMLDTVDPVTGQGLSDENIRNQILTFLVAGQETSAGVLAFALHFLSLHPQVAERVRAEVELIRPEGELRFEDVGKLRYLRRVVDETLRLWPVAPGYFRKARQDTRVGQHPFEKGEWVFVVLLQLHRDAGWGNDPEAFDPDRFERSRVPANLTDLYKPFGTGMRACIGRQFAYHEILVALAMIVQQRTLVPEPGYVLQVEETITLKPRDLRLQVGRHAPF; encoded by the coding sequence ATGACCACGTTCGAGACGACGCGTGCGATACGAGCGAGCGATCGAGAGTTGCCGCATCCGCCGAGGCGCCTGCCTGTGCTGGGAGACGTACTCGATCTTCACGTGACGGAGTCCAGCCAGTGGGGAATGCGCGACGCGCAGAAATACGGCTCGATATTCGAACGCAACGTCGTCGGCACTCGTGTCACCTACGTGTCCGGGCCCGTGGAGGTGGCTGCGGTCAACGACGAGAAGACGTGGGCCAAGTTCCTCGGTGTGCCGCTGCGGAACCTGCGTTCCGTCGCGGGGGACGGTCTGTTCACCGCCCACAACTCGGAGCCGTCGTGGGCTGCGGCGCACGCCATCCTGGCGCCGGCGTTCACGCAGTCGTCGATGCGCGGCTACCACGACGCGATGGTCGCGAAGACCACTCGGCTACTGGCGTATTGGGACGGACTCGGTGCAGACGCCTGGGTCGATGTTCCTGCGGACACCAACACACTCGCTCTCGAGATCATCGGTGACGTCGCCTTCGGGTACGACTTCGCGTCGTTCGACACCTCCGAGCCCCACGAGCTGATTGCGCGCATCTCGCGCGCCCTGCGTTACATCAACCGCGCGGCCTACTCACATCCGTTGGTGGAGGCCACCGTGTTCCGCCGTCAGCGAGACCAGCACAAGGCCGACGTGGTGGCTGTTCGCCGGATCGTCGACGACATCGTCGCAGCACGGCGCGGCAGTCGAGACGGTGGGAGCGACCTGCTCGGTCTCATGCTCGACACGGTCGATCCTGTTACCGGACAGGGACTCTCGGACGAGAACATTCGAAACCAGATCCTGACGTTCCTCGTGGCGGGGCAGGAGACGTCGGCCGGTGTGTTGGCCTTCGCGCTCCACTTCCTGTCGTTGCATCCTCAGGTCGCGGAACGAGTGCGGGCGGAGGTGGAGCTGATTCGACCCGAGGGCGAGCTTCGTTTCGAGGATGTGGGCAAGCTGCGGTATCTGCGCCGCGTCGTCGACGAGACTCTGCGGTTGTGGCCTGTGGCGCCCGGCTACTTCCGCAAGGCGCGGCAGGACACGCGGGTGGGACAGCATCCATTCGAGAAGGGGGAGTGGGTCTTCGTCGTCCTGCTGCAACTTCATCGTGACGCCGGGTGGGGCAACGATCCCGAGGCGTTCGACCCCGACCGGTTCGAACGGTCGCGGGTACCGGCGAATCTCACCGACCTGTACAAGCCGTTCGGCACCGGAATGCGGGCATGCATCGGCCGCCAGTTCGCGTACCACGAAATACTGGTCGCACTGGCGATGATCGTTCAGCAGCGGACCCTGGTTCCTGAGCCCGGCTACGTTCTGCAGGTTGAGGAGACCATCACGCTGAAACCGCGGGACTTACGCTTGCAGGTCGGCCGTCACGCACCATTCTGA
- a CDS encoding MerR family transcriptional regulator translates to MKVSELSTRSGVPISSIKYYLREGLLQSGVRTATNQADYGEPHVRRLRLIRSMTEIGELSLARVRATLAAVDDDTVTMHETFGAVMHGLDDGLDPHGADPDLTAAHDEVTAWLTERHWHFDPVAPAHHRLAELITTMRRFGFPVSLTDFDAAADHAESAARGEVAYARAKEDRAAAVETMIVGTVVIERVLLEIRRLSLESASFDLENAEATPPPTSHPTD, encoded by the coding sequence ATGAAGGTTTCTGAACTCAGTACGCGTTCCGGCGTGCCCATCTCGTCGATCAAGTACTACCTACGCGAAGGGCTTCTCCAGAGCGGCGTCAGAACGGCGACCAATCAGGCGGACTACGGAGAGCCACACGTGCGCCGGCTCAGACTCATCCGCTCGATGACCGAGATCGGCGAACTCTCCCTCGCACGCGTCCGCGCCACCTTGGCCGCCGTCGACGATGACACGGTGACCATGCACGAGACCTTCGGTGCCGTGATGCACGGCCTGGACGACGGTCTTGACCCACACGGCGCAGACCCCGACCTGACTGCCGCGCACGACGAGGTCACGGCATGGTTGACCGAGCGACACTGGCATTTCGATCCAGTTGCGCCTGCGCATCACCGACTGGCAGAACTGATCACCACGATGCGCCGCTTCGGGTTCCCGGTGTCGCTGACCGATTTCGACGCTGCGGCTGACCATGCCGAGTCCGCAGCGAGAGGCGAAGTGGCCTACGCCAGAGCGAAGGAAGACCGTGCGGCCGCTGTCGAAACCATGATCGTGGGAACCGTCGTCATCGAGCGAGTGCTACTCGAGATTCGCCGGCTGAGCCTCGAATCCGCCAGTTTCGACCTCGAGAATGCCGAGGCCACACCGCCGCCTACCTCACACCCGACCGACTGA
- a CDS encoding DUF3291 domain-containing protein: MVALPWLAGPQDRNELDDSVVMASRFELASPRHVPQFLVASLRIHRQVRRSDGAIGVALIARPLRREFYTLSAWRDRDAIDAMVSTEPHRSMMKAFRKQTADAEFTFWTTSSSIRPSWTDAHSRLGRRRGRR; encoded by the coding sequence ATGGTTGCACTGCCCTGGCTCGCAGGCCCACAGGACAGGAACGAACTCGACGACTCTGTCGTCATGGCGTCGAGATTCGAACTCGCGTCCCCCCGCCATGTTCCGCAATTCCTGGTCGCATCGCTGCGCATACATCGTCAGGTGCGCCGATCGGACGGGGCGATCGGTGTCGCCCTGATCGCACGGCCACTACGCCGAGAGTTCTACACGCTGAGCGCCTGGCGCGACCGCGACGCGATCGATGCGATGGTGTCCACCGAACCGCACCGCTCGATGATGAAGGCTTTCCGGAAACAGACTGCGGATGCGGAGTTCACGTTCTGGACAACCTCGTCCTCGATTCGTCCGAGTTGGACGGACGCTCACAGCAGGCTCGGCAGAAGACGTGGTCGTCGGTGA
- a CDS encoding HAD family hydrolase: MVFFDIDGTLVPSMSSGSFLAARLGHQKVLDNAELRCAADELTNEQVSVIDAEGWRVFDADTVDRWLEELPLISGIDEVTAWCRSRLMEPVLASLAWQPVGDSIATRFGFTPNGGPRVGMSGSTFDGTVAEHFDEYDKRDRAVALAAERGVPLRHCCAIGDSRSDIPLFEVRPTSLALNAGVAARQAATFSIVTEDLTDVLPWLEEWECGFD, from the coding sequence ATGGTGTTCTTCGATATCGACGGCACGTTGGTCCCGTCGATGTCGAGTGGCAGTTTCCTGGCAGCGCGACTGGGCCACCAGAAGGTGCTCGACAACGCCGAGCTGCGCTGTGCCGCCGACGAATTGACGAATGAACAGGTCAGTGTCATCGATGCCGAGGGCTGGCGCGTCTTCGATGCCGACACTGTGGACCGCTGGCTCGAGGAGTTGCCGCTGATCAGTGGAATCGACGAGGTGACGGCGTGGTGCCGCAGTCGTCTGATGGAGCCGGTTCTCGCGTCGTTGGCGTGGCAGCCGGTCGGTGACTCGATCGCGACACGTTTCGGCTTCACGCCCAACGGTGGTCCCCGCGTGGGGATGTCGGGATCGACGTTCGACGGCACTGTGGCCGAGCACTTCGACGAGTACGACAAGCGGGACCGAGCGGTTGCCCTCGCGGCAGAACGGGGCGTGCCGCTGCGTCACTGTTGTGCCATCGGCGACAGCAGATCAGACATCCCGCTGTTCGAGGTGCGCCCGACATCACTTGCGCTCAATGCCGGTGTCGCCGCCAGGCAGGCCGCGACCTTCTCGATCGTCACCGAGGATCTGACGGACGTGCTGCCCTGGCTGGAGGAGTGGGAATGCGGGTTCGACTGA
- a CDS encoding DUF6745 domain-containing protein: protein MASVPTLRDTWLALGVSTLPSDRPTAEAAVADLYRHAGFRCPEFVWVPSPPAGAELIVSEQLSSTNSLTSGAAARIASTVSRSRERMDNRTGWVSRRWPSDSRSLWAARTQPLAESARQGIAPDELLRIAVWDSLRTSLFDGVAAAVRSLVQRPTGSVAWYGQQEAHRLAYYDIHRTLGISAFRGTDHAILDTQTALAGATGWWWAFDSVCVMSERPGILQTEPLPGAVHNERRLHGQNEPAVQFTDGRSVHVDHGTIVPEWVIAEPTVERIARERNIEVRRCAIERIGWDVYIDEAGLELVDRTDDPGNAGAPLSLYATPTSWVDDGRILLVVNGSVERDGRRRRYGLPVPNGMTSALDAAGWTYGITGDDYSCLVRRT from the coding sequence ATGGCATCCGTACCCACGTTGCGGGACACGTGGCTCGCGCTGGGTGTGTCCACTCTGCCGTCCGACAGGCCGACCGCCGAGGCCGCCGTAGCGGATCTGTACAGGCATGCAGGGTTCCGTTGTCCCGAGTTCGTGTGGGTACCGTCCCCACCGGCCGGCGCCGAACTGATTGTCTCCGAACAGTTGTCGAGTACGAACTCCCTGACGTCCGGTGCTGCCGCTCGAATCGCGTCGACCGTCTCACGGTCACGCGAACGCATGGACAACCGCACGGGCTGGGTGTCGCGACGATGGCCTTCCGACAGTCGCTCACTCTGGGCTGCACGCACGCAGCCACTGGCGGAGTCCGCGCGGCAGGGGATCGCGCCCGACGAGTTGCTGCGCATCGCGGTGTGGGATTCATTGCGCACGAGCCTGTTCGATGGAGTGGCGGCCGCTGTGCGGTCACTCGTTCAGCGACCGACGGGAAGCGTGGCGTGGTACGGGCAGCAGGAAGCTCACCGGCTCGCGTACTACGACATCCATCGCACACTGGGCATCTCTGCCTTCCGCGGTACGGATCACGCCATCCTCGATACCCAGACAGCCCTCGCGGGGGCGACCGGCTGGTGGTGGGCATTCGACAGTGTCTGCGTCATGTCCGAGCGACCTGGAATTCTTCAGACCGAACCTCTTCCGGGAGCGGTGCACAACGAACGGCGACTGCACGGACAGAACGAGCCCGCCGTCCAGTTCACCGACGGACGATCCGTTCATGTCGATCACGGGACCATCGTTCCCGAGTGGGTGATCGCCGAACCCACCGTCGAGCGCATCGCACGCGAACGGAACATCGAGGTACGCCGGTGCGCCATCGAGCGCATCGGGTGGGACGTCTACATCGACGAGGCCGGACTCGAGCTCGTCGACCGGACGGACGATCCGGGGAATGCCGGCGCCCCGCTGTCGCTCTACGCCACGCCGACCAGCTGGGTGGACGACGGCCGAATCCTGCTCGTGGTCAACGGTTCTGTCGAGCGGGACGGTCGGCGGCGACGCTACGGGTTGCCGGTTCCGAACGGCATGACGTCCGCGCTCGACGCCGCCGGATGGACCTACGGCATCACCGGCGACGACTACTCCTGTCTCGTGCGCCGCACGTGA
- the aztD gene encoding zinc metallochaperone AztD yields the protein MRLNHFRRAGSTVLALGAVVTLAACSSGTTTTAADSTTSTTAAMQAGPRVAVSYDGGVQVLDAATLETVADFDSEDYTRLNLAGDGRNVMVTTSKGFQVLDTAAGTTDAPQLTDTVFEAEKAGHVVRHGGKTILYADGTSDTTIFDTAALESSDGLPEVESIPGVEAHHGVSVVLEDGTFLTTVGNANGRTGIEVRDAAGAVIARNDQCPGVHGEGTAQNEIVVFGCENGVLVYDKGEITKLDAPDQPYGRTGNAYVSETSPLVVGDYKNDADAEGSLLQAVTVIDTVAKTLDVVQMPDGAEYTWRGVSRGPDDKAYIIGTDGALHVFDPETREFTASYPVIGEWEGPSEYQDAHPGISITGDTAYVTEPDTDSIHAVDLTTGDVTVSSELDVTPNEFVAVTD from the coding sequence ATGCGTCTCAATCACTTCCGGCGGGCAGGCTCCACTGTGCTCGCGCTCGGCGCGGTCGTCACTCTCGCGGCGTGCTCCTCCGGAACCACCACGACCGCCGCCGACTCCACCACGAGCACCACCGCAGCGATGCAGGCCGGCCCTCGTGTCGCGGTCTCCTACGACGGCGGCGTACAGGTGCTGGACGCCGCCACCCTCGAGACCGTCGCGGACTTCGACTCCGAGGACTACACACGCCTCAACCTCGCCGGCGACGGGCGCAACGTCATGGTGACCACGAGCAAGGGCTTCCAAGTACTCGACACCGCCGCGGGCACCACGGACGCACCACAGCTCACGGACACGGTCTTCGAGGCGGAGAAGGCGGGCCATGTCGTCCGGCACGGCGGCAAGACAATCTTGTACGCCGACGGTACCAGCGACACCACGATCTTCGACACGGCAGCACTGGAGTCGAGCGACGGTCTCCCCGAGGTGGAGAGCATTCCCGGTGTGGAGGCGCATCACGGAGTCTCGGTCGTTCTCGAGGACGGCACGTTCCTCACCACTGTTGGTAATGCCAACGGACGCACCGGTATCGAGGTGCGCGATGCCGCCGGTGCGGTCATCGCGCGCAACGATCAGTGCCCCGGCGTCCACGGCGAGGGAACGGCACAGAACGAGATCGTCGTATTCGGCTGCGAGAACGGTGTCCTGGTCTACGACAAGGGCGAGATCACCAAGCTCGACGCTCCGGACCAGCCCTACGGGCGTACGGGCAACGCGTACGTCAGCGAGACCAGCCCCTTGGTCGTCGGCGACTACAAGAACGACGCAGACGCGGAAGGCTCACTGCTGCAGGCGGTCACCGTCATCGACACCGTGGCGAAGACGCTGGACGTCGTCCAGATGCCCGACGGTGCCGAGTACACCTGGCGCGGGGTCTCCCGTGGACCCGACGACAAGGCCTACATCATCGGAACCGACGGCGCCCTGCACGTCTTCGATCCCGAGACGCGCGAGTTCACCGCTTCCTACCCTGTCATCGGTGAGTGGGAAGGCCCCAGCGAGTACCAGGACGCACACCCCGGCATCTCCATCACCGGCGACACCGCCTACGTCACCGAACCGGACACCGACAGCATCCACGCCGTGGATCTGACCACCGGTGACGTCACCGTCAGCAGCGAACTCGACGTCACTCCGAACGAGTTCGTGGCCGTCACCGACTGA
- the aztC gene encoding zinc ABC transporter substrate-binding protein AztC: MMRGHRTGSLLAAAAVAVVALLAGCSATADDRPVVMVSTNILGDVVEELVGDEAEVVTLMKPNADPHSFEISAQEGARLRSADLVVSNGLGLEEGLQQHLDAAAAEKVPTFVAGDVIDVLDYREGDAAGSPDSHFWTDPARMIAVVDALEPVLGDLDGVDPATMSTRAAEYRGQLQSLDEEMSASFAAIPDERRALVTNHHVFGYLADRFDFEVVGAVIPGGTTLAAPSASDLSDLVDAVDSTGVRTVFAESSSPDRLVQALASEADISVDVVQLFTESLTGPDGGAPDYLTMMRVNTERIAAGLSP; the protein is encoded by the coding sequence ATGATGCGAGGACACCGGACGGGCAGTCTCCTGGCCGCGGCGGCAGTGGCTGTGGTGGCCCTTCTCGCTGGATGTTCGGCGACAGCCGACGACCGTCCGGTGGTCATGGTCTCCACGAACATCCTCGGCGACGTCGTCGAGGAACTCGTCGGCGACGAGGCAGAGGTCGTGACGCTGATGAAGCCGAACGCCGACCCACACTCGTTCGAGATCTCCGCGCAGGAGGGCGCGCGTCTGCGATCGGCGGACCTCGTCGTCTCGAACGGGCTGGGATTGGAGGAGGGGCTACAGCAGCATCTCGACGCCGCAGCCGCAGAGAAGGTTCCGACGTTCGTCGCCGGGGACGTCATCGACGTGCTCGACTACCGGGAGGGCGACGCGGCGGGCAGCCCGGACTCCCACTTCTGGACCGATCCTGCCCGCATGATCGCCGTCGTCGATGCCTTGGAACCGGTGCTCGGCGATCTCGACGGAGTGGATCCGGCCACCATGTCGACACGAGCGGCCGAGTACCGCGGACAGCTACAGAGTCTCGACGAGGAGATGTCCGCCTCGTTCGCCGCGATCCCCGACGAACGGCGTGCGCTCGTCACCAACCACCATGTCTTCGGTTACCTCGCTGACCGTTTCGACTTCGAGGTCGTCGGGGCGGTCATTCCCGGCGGCACCACCCTCGCCGCACCGTCGGCGTCCGACCTGTCCGATCTCGTCGATGCCGTCGACTCCACCGGTGTCCGCACCGTCTTCGCAGAATCGTCCTCGCCCGACCGACTCGTTCAGGCACTCGCCAGTGAAGCCGACATCAGCGTGGACGTCGTGCAGTTGTTCACCGAGTCGCTCACCGGTCCCGACGGCGGCGCCCCCGACTATCTGACGATGATGCGCGTCAACACCGAACGCATCGCCGCCGGCCTCTCCCCTTGA
- a CDS encoding ABC transporter, with translation MRQHITTTALALVVGLTACSTEQAPTIPADEVPAEGHGAIADAAELAEPRLGLTTIDPTGSISHLDLLDESVSDLGNIGAPEAMSTDGRYLFAATDAGIEIVDSGVWTWDHVDHFHYYRAEPRLLGTVEGAGDATVATSNQSTSGGTGLYFPDSGDAVLLDTAALSKGEISESFRLQNPPGDGMVVPVGSFALVTDGVGPSRTIVGHTSDGKRTGLAESCPDAAGTITTRVGTVIGCSDGALLASATGDELTVEKIPYPTDVSAPPATSFDNREGRPTVAGLAGDQGIWLLDTRQRSWTLLPAPTRLTHVSAVDDSENHVLGLTADGRVFVLDGADGSVVAETGALVAASLSAGGTPTLIADQQRAYLSAPTERKLYEIDYADDARVSRTFETASEPAFTAETGR, from the coding sequence GTGCGACAACACATCACGACCACCGCTCTCGCCCTCGTCGTCGGCCTGACCGCGTGCTCCACCGAGCAGGCTCCGACGATCCCCGCCGACGAGGTACCCGCCGAAGGCCACGGAGCGATCGCCGACGCCGCGGAACTCGCCGAGCCACGACTCGGCCTCACGACCATCGATCCCACCGGCTCGATCTCGCACCTGGACCTACTGGACGAATCGGTGTCCGACCTCGGCAACATCGGTGCACCCGAGGCGATGAGCACCGACGGACGCTACCTGTTCGCCGCGACGGACGCGGGAATCGAGATCGTGGACAGTGGCGTCTGGACCTGGGACCACGTCGACCACTTCCACTACTACCGCGCCGAACCCCGGCTCCTCGGCACCGTCGAGGGCGCCGGCGACGCGACCGTGGCCACGTCGAATCAATCCACCTCGGGCGGAACCGGGCTCTACTTCCCCGACTCCGGCGACGCCGTCCTGCTCGACACCGCGGCGTTGTCGAAGGGCGAGATCTCCGAGTCGTTCCGGCTGCAGAACCCGCCGGGAGACGGCATGGTCGTGCCCGTCGGATCGTTCGCCCTCGTCACCGACGGGGTCGGCCCCTCACGGACAATCGTCGGACACACCTCGGACGGAAAGCGCACCGGTCTCGCCGAGTCGTGCCCCGACGCCGCCGGCACCATCACCACGCGTGTCGGCACCGTGATCGGCTGCTCCGACGGCGCGCTGCTCGCGTCCGCCACCGGAGACGAACTCACAGTGGAAAAGATCCCGTACCCGACTGACGTGTCCGCCCCTCCCGCAACGTCGTTCGACAATCGCGAGGGCCGCCCCACCGTCGCCGGCCTCGCCGGCGATCAGGGCATCTGGTTACTCGACACCCGCCAGAGGTCGTGGACGCTCCTTCCCGCTCCCACTCGCTTGACGCATGTGTCGGCGGTCGACGACAGCGAGAACCACGTTCTCGGCCTCACAGCCGACGGCCGCGTGTTCGTACTGGACGGAGCCGACGGTTCGGTCGTTGCCGAGACGGGCGCGCTCGTCGCCGCATCACTGTCCGCCGGTGGGACACCCACTCTGATCGCCGACCAGCAGCGCGCCTACCTCAGCGCGCCCACCGAACGGAAGCTGTACGAGATCGACTACGCCGACGACGCCCGCGTCTCCCGCACGTTCGAGACCGCGTCCGAACCGGCCTTCACGGCCGAGACGGGACGCTGA
- the aztB gene encoding zinc ABC transporter permease AztB, with translation MTIQALVEPFSLAFVQRALVGGALVAVLCGVVGTWVVIRGMAFLGEALAHGMLPGVALATVLGAPALVGGALSAVVMSLGIAALQRRGSLSYDTSIGMLFVSMLALGVIIISHSGSFATDATSILFGDILAITSVDIALLAVAVVVGMTVAAGFHRSLVALALDPRIASVLGLAPRAAQAALVALVTLAVVASYQAVGSLLVVGLLLAPAVAAGQWTTRIPTRMVAAASIGVLSVFVGLLISWHAATAAGATVAATAIALSGLSVAARAATASIGRTTSAPALSV, from the coding sequence GTGACAATTCAGGCGCTCGTCGAGCCCTTCTCGCTCGCCTTCGTGCAACGCGCCCTCGTCGGGGGCGCACTCGTGGCGGTGCTGTGCGGGGTCGTCGGTACGTGGGTCGTCATCCGCGGCATGGCTTTTCTGGGAGAAGCCCTCGCGCACGGGATGTTGCCCGGGGTCGCCCTGGCGACGGTCCTGGGGGCGCCCGCGCTGGTGGGCGGCGCGCTCAGCGCGGTCGTGATGAGCCTCGGCATCGCTGCGCTCCAGCGTCGCGGATCCCTCTCCTACGACACGAGCATCGGCATGCTGTTCGTCTCGATGCTGGCACTGGGAGTCATCATCATCTCCCATTCGGGAAGCTTCGCCACCGATGCCACGTCCATCCTGTTCGGAGACATCCTGGCCATCACGTCCGTGGACATCGCACTCCTGGCCGTCGCTGTGGTGGTCGGCATGACGGTGGCCGCGGGCTTCCACCGCTCGTTGGTGGCGCTCGCGCTCGATCCCCGCATCGCGTCGGTACTGGGCCTTGCTCCCCGCGCGGCACAGGCTGCTCTGGTCGCCCTGGTGACGCTTGCTGTCGTGGCCTCCTACCAGGCTGTCGGCTCGCTTCTGGTCGTCGGACTCCTGCTCGCACCTGCCGTCGCCGCCGGGCAGTGGACCACTCGGATACCGACTCGAATGGTGGCGGCCGCCTCGATCGGTGTGCTGTCGGTGTTCGTCGGTCTGCTCATCTCGTGGCACGCGGCCACGGCGGCCGGCGCCACGGTCGCCGCGACGGCGATCGCGCTGTCGGGCCTGTCGGTGGCGGCAAGGGCGGCGACCGCGTCGATCGGACGCACGACATCAGCGCCGGCGCTCTCCGTCTGA